From a single Aquincola tertiaricarbonis genomic region:
- a CDS encoding Lrp/AsnC family transcriptional regulator, which yields MDAIDRKLLELVQADATTPLAQLAEAVGLSNTPCWRRLQRLKEAGVITRQVTLLDPEKINVGVTVIVSIRTAVHTEEWFERFRATCEAIPEVVEFYRMSGDVDYLLRVVVPDIKAYDAVYKRLIAGTHLHDVSSSFAMEQLKYTTCLPLKYAN from the coding sequence CTGGACGCGATCGACCGCAAGCTGCTGGAGCTGGTGCAGGCCGATGCCACCACGCCGCTGGCGCAGCTGGCCGAGGCGGTGGGCTTGTCCAACACGCCGTGCTGGCGGCGGCTGCAGCGGCTGAAGGAGGCGGGCGTGATCACCCGCCAGGTGACGCTGCTGGACCCGGAGAAGATCAACGTCGGCGTGACGGTGATCGTCAGCATCCGCACCGCGGTGCACACCGAAGAATGGTTCGAGCGCTTTCGCGCCACCTGCGAGGCGATCCCCGAGGTGGTGGAGTTCTACCGCATGAGCGGCGACGTGGACTACCTGCTGCGCGTGGTGGTGCCCGACATCAAGGCCTACGACGCTGTGTACAAGCGCCTGATCGCCGGCACCCACCTGCACGACGTGAGCTCCAGCTTTGCGATGGAGCAGCTCAAGTACACCACCTGCCTGCCGCTGAAGTACGCCAACTGA
- a CDS encoding aminotransferase class V-fold PLP-dependent enzyme: MEINLDANATTAVLPQARQAALAAMAADFGNPSSTHIAGLKARAILDEARGAARRVLGVGSGRIVFTSGATEGIQTAVLSALVHARAALRPGAVVRPQLLYGATEHKAVPQALQHWCTVLGLDWPIRAIPVGSDGRHDLAWLKAQAPTAALVCTMAANNETGVISDLDGIAAVLQGSAALWLVDGVQALGKLPLRLAERRIDYAPFSGHKLHAPKGTGLLYVREGAPFTPLQAGGGQESALRAGTENMPGIAALGAVLRALEQGEAFCDAATLADYRARLMAALGEALPGLVFNAPPAACLPTTLNFSVPGVPSRQLLDVFDAAGLRMSGGSACSAGTPEPSPVLCAMGVPAAQAASAVRLSFGAAESAAAIDEACARIRACGQALRAHGALPALAPGRAAPPLLNRFVVEGACCYLVADAASRQCLVIDPLPELTDELLRWVQCRDLKVVAVLDTHSHGDHASSARLLREALDMQQPGEAPADPLGWPADVQRIHLGAMNLTRLAVPGHTLDATAYLLRDAEGGLRCAFVGDTVLPGALGRSDLAQSDAMAYAASLRMLDQAVGRHTLLLPGHDDDDQQACTLAGELRVQPLLRGVLDGTLSDEAFVTRKAQIERDLAPTPYQTLACGARVDGCPPSEPVGLPADRLLALMGAAPAPVLVDVREATEQQMGGLRLPGAGASAEQVPLPELLNALPRWLRLPAGTPVIFYCRSGNRSAQAARALRRLGHANAWSLAGGLALWPRAVAPVGVGAEPLPA; this comes from the coding sequence ATGGAAATCAACCTCGACGCCAACGCCACCACCGCCGTGCTGCCGCAGGCCCGCCAGGCCGCGCTGGCCGCCATGGCCGCCGACTTCGGCAACCCCAGCAGCACCCACATCGCCGGCCTGAAGGCCCGCGCCATCCTGGACGAGGCGCGGGGCGCCGCCCGCCGGGTGCTGGGTGTGGGCAGCGGGCGCATCGTGTTCACCAGCGGCGCGACCGAAGGCATCCAGACGGCGGTGCTGTCGGCCCTGGTGCATGCGCGGGCGGCGCTGCGCCCGGGTGCGGTGGTGCGCCCGCAGCTGCTGTATGGCGCCACCGAACACAAGGCCGTGCCGCAGGCGCTGCAGCACTGGTGCACGGTGCTGGGGCTGGACTGGCCGATACGCGCCATTCCGGTGGGGTCAGATGGCCGCCACGACCTGGCCTGGCTGAAGGCGCAGGCGCCCACGGCCGCACTGGTGTGCACCATGGCCGCCAACAACGAAACCGGCGTCATCAGCGACCTCGACGGCATCGCTGCCGTGCTGCAAGGCAGCGCCGCGCTGTGGCTGGTGGACGGGGTGCAGGCGTTGGGCAAGCTGCCGTTGCGGCTGGCGGAGCGGCGCATCGACTATGCGCCGTTCTCCGGCCACAAGCTGCATGCACCCAAGGGCACCGGCCTGCTGTACGTGCGCGAGGGCGCACCCTTCACGCCGCTGCAGGCCGGTGGCGGCCAGGAATCGGCGCTGCGTGCCGGCACCGAGAACATGCCCGGCATCGCCGCGCTGGGCGCGGTGCTGCGCGCGCTGGAGCAGGGCGAGGCCTTCTGCGACGCCGCCACGCTGGCCGACTACCGCGCGCGGCTCATGGCCGCGCTGGGCGAGGCGCTGCCCGGCCTGGTGTTCAACGCGCCCCCTGCGGCCTGCCTGCCCACCACACTGAACTTCTCGGTGCCGGGCGTGCCTTCGCGCCAGTTGCTGGACGTGTTCGATGCAGCCGGCCTGCGCATGAGCGGCGGCTCCGCCTGCAGCGCCGGCACGCCCGAGCCCAGCCCGGTGCTGTGCGCCATGGGCGTGCCGGCGGCGCAGGCCGCCTCGGCGGTGCGCCTGTCCTTCGGCGCCGCCGAAAGCGCCGCCGCCATCGACGAAGCCTGCGCCCGCATCCGCGCCTGCGGCCAGGCGTTGCGCGCCCATGGCGCGCTGCCGGCCTTGGCACCCGGGCGCGCTGCGCCGCCGCTGCTCAACCGCTTCGTGGTGGAGGGGGCCTGCTGCTACCTGGTGGCCGATGCCGCCAGCCGCCAGTGCCTGGTGATCGACCCGCTGCCTGAACTGACCGACGAGCTGCTGCGCTGGGTGCAATGCCGCGACCTGAAGGTGGTGGCGGTGCTGGACACCCACAGCCATGGCGACCATGCGTCGTCGGCCCGCCTGCTGCGCGAGGCGCTGGACATGCAGCAACCGGGCGAGGCGCCGGCCGATCCGCTGGGCTGGCCGGCCGATGTGCAGCGTATCCACCTGGGCGCGATGAACCTCACCCGGCTGGCGGTGCCAGGCCACACGCTGGATGCCACGGCCTACCTGCTGCGTGACGCCGAGGGGGGCCTGCGCTGCGCCTTCGTGGGTGACACGGTGCTGCCCGGCGCGCTGGGCCGCAGCGACCTTGCGCAGAGCGATGCGATGGCCTATGCCGCCTCGCTGCGCATGCTCGATCAAGCGGTCGGCCGCCACACCCTGCTGCTGCCCGGCCATGACGACGACGACCAGCAGGCCTGCACGCTGGCCGGCGAGCTGCGCGTGCAGCCGCTGCTGCGCGGCGTGCTGGACGGCACGCTGAGCGACGAAGCCTTTGTCACGCGCAAGGCCCAGATCGAGCGCGACTTGGCACCCACGCCCTACCAGACCCTGGCCTGCGGCGCGCGGGTGGACGGCTGCCCGCCGAGCGAACCGGTGGGCCTGCCGGCCGACCGCTTGCTGGCGCTGATGGGGGCGGCGCCCGCACCGGTGCTGGTAGACGTGCGCGAAGCCACCGAGCAGCAGATGGGCGGCCTGCGGCTGCCCGGGGCCGGCGCCAGCGCCGAGCAGGTGCCGCTGCCCGAGCTGCTCAATGCGCTGCCGCGCTGGCTGCGGCTGCCGGCCGGCACGCCGGTGATCTTCTACTGCCGCAGCGGCAACCGCAGCGCGCAGGCCGCCCGCGCGCTGCGCCGGCTGGGCCATGCCAACGCCTGGAGCCTGGCCGGCGGCCTGGCGCTGTGGCCGCGTGCGGTGGCACCGGTGGGGGTGGGGGCCGAACCGCTGCCGGCCTGA
- a CDS encoding insulinase family protein — MSSFTAIGTQHYPALQAQVTVYQHAASGARHVHIATYDEDRAFLIAFPTLPLVGDGRAHVLEHLLLCGSRRYPVRDPFFSMMSRSLSTFMNAMTYPDRTVYPFSTPDRTDYFNLMDVYLDATFFPRLDPLDFRQEAWRPVLEGGQLQLQGVVLNEMKGNYADPGRHLYLGLNRELLPGSTYAVDSGGDPLQIPGLTHADLVAFHAEHYHPSQAVFMTWGDMDPAEVQQRIERQVLSAFADRRAPIPAPTVQPWSGLREVVIDVPATPASQHDHRLQMAWRLGSEADLDAVMRARLLETVLLAQGGGMLREAIEAAGFGRLSDHTGLDASTTEILLHVGMAGLEPAQLADARRLITRTLEIAAATPLPPELLQAGVRELRFAERRNVKGVQRLIGLAQAAVRHQDLLAVLDTDAALARLEQAITEPGFVQRQIQALLGPLPTLVAHIRPELQFLARRDEAAERFTQDWQARMTADERATIEADSARLASHQNAEQPDLDAVMPRIQPADVERQARPLLPLAPAVWQDHALSLPTNGLSHGLVKFDLSAAPEADWPWLDLLAELLPQLGANGMSHQAAATWRRLRVAQMRLQASALQVIDGSARLEVTLQIDALREEQAGIPEVAAAWLQAPDFDDTERLRYLLQERLQSRLANLADEAPQLAMAEARAQAQASARIERAVHGLPSLAFEGQLQQALAQPEGLQPVQAALRRVHALLLRSPRVLLCAGIEGDAARLLDGLSTCLGPAPTAAAPAATPATTLGGQPAPGQVTQGVLAPAQVNHCSALWSVPALGHADAPALAVLAQLLQQQLLHPLLREQGGAYGAHAAYDAAGGVFLCASMSDPRLAATFADMQTALDELQTREFTPVMLDEAILSVIKRLDPPVRGLAQLAKAWHAGRAGVTDAQRAAFRLGVLGCSLDDLRRVARQHLPWSAAHRAAALGWPDQDSAGLQVLDLMQRAREAGLATA, encoded by the coding sequence ATGTCCAGCTTCACCGCCATCGGCACCCAGCACTACCCGGCCCTGCAGGCCCAGGTCACCGTCTACCAGCATGCGGCCAGCGGCGCGCGGCATGTGCACATCGCCACCTATGACGAGGACCGTGCCTTCCTCATCGCGTTTCCCACGCTGCCCCTGGTGGGCGACGGCCGCGCCCACGTGCTGGAACACCTGCTGCTGTGCGGCTCACGGCGCTACCCGGTGCGCGACCCGTTCTTCTCGATGATGAGCCGGTCGCTGTCCACCTTCATGAACGCGATGACCTACCCGGACCGCACGGTCTACCCGTTCTCCACGCCCGACCGCACCGACTACTTCAACCTGATGGACGTCTATCTGGACGCCACCTTCTTCCCGCGGCTGGACCCGCTGGACTTCCGCCAGGAAGCCTGGCGCCCGGTGCTGGAGGGCGGCCAGCTGCAGCTGCAGGGCGTGGTGCTCAACGAGATGAAGGGCAACTACGCCGACCCCGGCCGCCACCTGTACCTGGGCCTGAACCGCGAGCTGCTGCCCGGCAGCACCTATGCGGTGGACTCGGGCGGCGACCCGCTGCAGATCCCAGGGCTGACGCATGCCGACCTGGTGGCCTTCCATGCCGAGCACTACCACCCATCGCAGGCGGTGTTCATGACCTGGGGCGACATGGACCCGGCCGAGGTGCAGCAGCGCATCGAACGGCAGGTGCTGTCGGCCTTTGCCGATCGCCGCGCGCCCATTCCCGCGCCCACGGTGCAGCCCTGGAGCGGCCTGCGCGAGGTGGTGATCGACGTGCCCGCCACGCCGGCCTCGCAGCACGACCACCGGCTGCAGATGGCCTGGCGCCTGGGCAGCGAGGCCGACCTGGACGCGGTGATGCGCGCGCGCCTCTTGGAAACCGTGCTGCTGGCGCAAGGCGGCGGCATGCTGCGCGAAGCGATTGAGGCGGCCGGCTTCGGCCGCCTGTCGGACCACACCGGCCTGGACGCCTCCACCACCGAGATCCTGCTGCACGTGGGCATGGCGGGACTGGAACCTGCGCAGCTGGCCGATGCCCGCCGCCTGATCACCCGGACGCTCGAGATCGCGGCCGCCACGCCGCTGCCGCCCGAGCTGCTGCAGGCCGGCGTGCGCGAGCTGCGCTTTGCCGAGCGGCGCAACGTCAAGGGCGTGCAGCGCTTGATCGGCCTGGCCCAGGCCGCCGTGCGCCACCAAGACCTGCTGGCGGTGCTGGACACCGACGCCGCGCTGGCGCGGCTGGAGCAGGCCATCACCGAGCCCGGCTTCGTGCAGCGGCAGATCCAGGCCCTGCTGGGTCCGCTGCCCACGCTGGTGGCCCACATCCGGCCCGAGCTGCAGTTCCTGGCCCGCCGCGACGAAGCGGCCGAGCGCTTCACGCAAGACTGGCAGGCCCGCATGACGGCGGACGAGCGCGCCACCATCGAAGCCGACAGCGCCCGCCTGGCCAGCCACCAGAACGCCGAACAACCCGACCTGGACGCGGTGATGCCGCGCATCCAACCCGCCGACGTGGAGCGGCAGGCGCGGCCGCTGCTGCCGCTGGCCCCGGCGGTGTGGCAAGACCATGCGCTCTCGCTGCCCACCAACGGGCTCAGCCATGGGCTGGTCAAGTTCGACCTCAGCGCCGCGCCCGAGGCCGACTGGCCCTGGCTGGACCTGCTGGCCGAGCTGCTGCCGCAGCTGGGCGCCAACGGCATGAGCCACCAGGCCGCCGCCACCTGGCGTCGGCTGCGGGTGGCGCAGATGCGGCTGCAGGCCAGTGCGCTGCAGGTCATCGACGGCAGCGCGCGGCTGGAAGTCACGCTGCAGATCGATGCACTGCGTGAAGAACAGGCCGGCATCCCCGAGGTGGCGGCGGCCTGGCTGCAGGCGCCCGACTTCGACGACACCGAGCGCCTGCGCTACCTGTTGCAGGAGCGGCTGCAGTCGCGCCTGGCCAACCTGGCCGACGAGGCGCCGCAACTGGCCATGGCCGAAGCCCGCGCGCAGGCCCAGGCCAGCGCCCGCATCGAGCGGGCGGTGCACGGCCTGCCTTCGCTGGCCTTCGAAGGGCAGCTGCAGCAGGCACTGGCGCAGCCTGAAGGCCTGCAGCCGGTGCAGGCCGCGCTGCGCCGCGTGCATGCGCTGCTGCTGCGCAGCCCGCGGGTGCTGCTGTGCGCTGGCATCGAGGGTGATGCCGCCCGCCTGCTGGACGGCCTGAGCACCTGCCTGGGCCCGGCGCCCACCGCGGCCGCCCCCGCAGCCACCCCCGCCACAACCCTGGGCGGCCAGCCGGCGCCCGGCCAGGTGACCCAGGGCGTGCTGGCCCCGGCGCAGGTGAACCACTGCAGCGCGCTGTGGTCGGTGCCTGCGCTGGGCCATGCCGACGCGCCTGCGCTGGCCGTGCTGGCCCAGCTGCTGCAGCAACAGCTGCTGCACCCGCTGCTGCGTGAACAAGGCGGTGCCTATGGCGCCCATGCCGCCTACGACGCCGCCGGCGGCGTGTTCCTGTGCGCCAGCATGTCCGACCCGCGGCTGGCCGCCACCTTCGCCGACATGCAGACGGCGCTGGACGAACTGCAGACGCGCGAGTTCACGCCGGTGATGCTGGACGAAGCCATCCTCAGCGTCATCAAGCGGCTGGACCCGCCGGTGCGTGGCCTGGCCCAGCTGGCCAAGGCCTGGCATGCCGGCCGCGCCGGCGTCACCGATGCGCAGCGCGCCGCCTTCCGCCTGGGTGTGCTGGGCTGCAGCCTGGACGACCTGCGCCGCGTGGCCCGCCAGCACCTGCCGTGGTCGGCGGCCCACCGCGCCGCCGCTCTGGGCTGGCCCGACCAGGACAGCGCCGGCCTGCAGGTGCTGGACCTGATGCAGCGGGCCCGCGAGGCCGGCCTGGCCACGGCCTGA
- a CDS encoding aminopeptidase P family protein — translation MDTRSSIHRARIQDAQAALARHQLAAVLVPSADPHLSEYLPERWQGRQWLSGFTGSMGTLVVTRDQAALFADSRYWVQAEAQLAGSGIELVKIATGGSTAHVDWLARACQAGDTVGVDGNVLGLGAAQQLRSVLQAAGVQLRTDVDLLQELWPDRPGLPAAPVYEHVAPHATLPRSAKLALVREAMARHGATHHLISTVDDVAWLLNLRGADVDYNPVFLAHVLLAPAGATLFIAEGKLSPALAATLQADGVAVAPYDQAAAALAAVPADARLLLDPRRTTLGARERLACAVVEAINPSTLAKSRKTEAEAAHIRQAMAEDGAAMCAFYARFEAALARGERLTELTVDEWLAEERAQRPGCIGPSFATIAGVNANGAMPHYRALPESHAVIEGDGLLLIDSGGQYLGGTTDITRVWAIGQVTAEQKRDYTLVLKGTMALSRTRFPRGTPGPMLDAIARAPLWAEGLDYGHGTGHGVGYFLNVHEGPQTIAKAVPDANMAMEPGMVTSIEPGLYRPGQWGIRIENLVLNVPAPAAGFGEFLDFETLTLCPIDTSCIDLALLREDECAWLNHYHATVRERLLPLVQGEARDWLLRRTEPVRMP, via the coding sequence ATGGACACACGCAGCTCCATCCATCGCGCCCGCATCCAGGACGCGCAAGCCGCCCTCGCCCGCCACCAGCTGGCCGCGGTGCTGGTGCCTTCCGCCGACCCGCACCTCTCGGAATACCTGCCCGAACGCTGGCAGGGCCGGCAGTGGCTGTCGGGCTTCACAGGCTCCATGGGCACGCTGGTGGTCACCCGCGACCAGGCGGCGCTGTTTGCCGACAGCCGCTACTGGGTGCAGGCCGAAGCGCAGCTGGCCGGCAGCGGCATCGAGCTGGTCAAGATCGCCACCGGCGGCTCCACCGCGCACGTTGATTGGCTGGCCCGCGCCTGCCAGGCTGGCGACACCGTGGGCGTGGACGGCAACGTGCTGGGTCTGGGCGCCGCGCAGCAGTTGCGCAGCGTGCTGCAGGCCGCCGGCGTGCAGCTGCGCACCGACGTCGATCTGCTGCAGGAGCTGTGGCCCGACCGCCCCGGCCTGCCCGCCGCGCCGGTGTATGAACATGTCGCCCCGCATGCCACGCTGCCGCGCAGCGCCAAGCTGGCCCTGGTGCGAGAGGCCATGGCCCGCCACGGCGCCACGCACCACCTCATCTCCACCGTCGACGACGTGGCCTGGCTGCTGAACCTGCGCGGCGCCGACGTGGACTACAACCCGGTGTTCCTGGCCCATGTGCTGCTGGCGCCCGCAGGTGCCACGCTCTTCATCGCCGAAGGCAAGCTGAGCCCGGCGCTGGCCGCCACGCTGCAGGCCGACGGCGTGGCCGTGGCGCCTTATGACCAGGCCGCCGCGGCCCTGGCCGCGGTGCCGGCCGATGCCCGGCTGCTGCTGGACCCGCGCCGCACCACGCTGGGCGCGCGCGAGCGGCTGGCCTGCGCGGTGGTGGAAGCCATCAACCCCAGCACGCTGGCCAAGAGCCGCAAGACCGAGGCCGAAGCCGCCCACATCCGCCAGGCCATGGCCGAAGACGGCGCGGCAATGTGCGCCTTCTATGCCCGCTTCGAGGCCGCGCTGGCCCGCGGCGAGCGGCTGACCGAACTGACGGTGGACGAATGGCTGGCCGAAGAGCGTGCCCAGCGGCCCGGCTGCATCGGCCCCAGCTTTGCCACCATCGCCGGCGTCAATGCCAATGGCGCGATGCCGCACTACCGCGCGCTGCCCGAATCGCATGCGGTGATCGAAGGCGACGGCCTGCTGCTGATCGATTCCGGCGGCCAGTACCTGGGCGGCACCACCGACATCACCCGCGTCTGGGCCATCGGCCAGGTGACGGCCGAGCAAAAACGCGACTACACCCTGGTGCTCAAGGGCACGATGGCGCTGAGCCGCACCCGTTTTCCGCGCGGCACGCCGGGCCCGATGCTGGACGCCATCGCCCGTGCGCCGCTGTGGGCCGAGGGCCTGGACTACGGCCACGGCACCGGCCACGGCGTGGGCTACTTCCTCAACGTGCATGAAGGCCCGCAGACCATCGCCAAGGCCGTGCCCGACGCGAACATGGCGATGGAGCCCGGCATGGTCACCAGCATCGAGCCGGGGCTGTACCGGCCGGGCCAATGGGGCATCCGCATCGAGAACCTGGTGCTCAACGTGCCCGCGCCGGCCGCCGGGTTCGGCGAGTTCCTCGACTTCGAGACGCTGACGCTGTGCCCCATCGACACCAGCTGCATCGACCTGGCGCTGCTGCGCGAGGACGAATGCGCCTGGCTGAACCACTACCACGCCACCGTGCGCGAGCGGCTGCTGCCGCTGGTGCAGGGCGAGGCGCGTGACTGGCTGCTGCGGCGCACGGAGCCCGTGAGAATGCCGTGA
- a CDS encoding spondin domain-containing protein, whose product MSFPLPSLRRLGATAPLALATTLLLAGAAAQAQVRQVTISVQNLAASDGTVVAPLNFGFGSGAFDGFDLGQVASPAIQRVAELGSGSLWLPAFTAADPGATVGTIGSSPLLPGLSASTTVSVNTALNPYFSYAAMVVPSNDFFLGNDSPTAYRMFNADGSLAITSISVRARDLWDAGTEVFDPAAAAFVGNAALRGDQQSVVAHNFAEFAAFNGLTTAAGYTFRSGLAADTELYRISFVAAPVPEPASLALMLAGLGAVGWLAARRRSL is encoded by the coding sequence ATGTCCTTCCCCCTCCCCTCCCTGCGCCGGCTCGGCGCGACGGCGCCGCTGGCCCTGGCCACCACCTTGCTGCTGGCCGGCGCTGCCGCGCAGGCCCAGGTGCGCCAGGTCACCATCAGCGTGCAGAACCTGGCCGCCAGCGACGGCACCGTCGTCGCGCCGCTGAACTTCGGCTTCGGCAGCGGCGCGTTCGACGGCTTCGACCTGGGCCAGGTGGCTTCACCCGCCATCCAGCGTGTGGCCGAGCTGGGCTCGGGCTCGCTGTGGTTGCCGGCCTTCACCGCGGCCGACCCGGGCGCCACCGTGGGCACCATCGGCAGCTCGCCGCTGCTGCCAGGGCTGTCGGCCAGCACCACGGTCAGCGTGAACACCGCGCTCAACCCGTACTTCAGCTACGCGGCCATGGTGGTGCCCAGCAACGACTTCTTCCTGGGCAACGATTCGCCCACCGCGTACCGGATGTTCAATGCCGATGGCAGCCTGGCCATCACCAGCATCAGCGTGCGCGCCCGCGACCTCTGGGACGCCGGCACCGAGGTGTTCGACCCCGCAGCCGCAGCCTTCGTCGGCAATGCCGCGCTGCGGGGCGACCAGCAGTCGGTGGTGGCACACAACTTCGCCGAGTTCGCGGCCTTCAACGGCCTGACCACCGCCGCCGGCTACACCTTCCGCAGCGGGTTGGCGGCCGACACCGAGCTCTACCGCATCAGCTTCGTGGCGGCGCCGGTGCCCGAGCCCGCCAGCCTGGCGCTGATGCTGGCCGGCCTGGGCGCGGTGGGTTGGTTGGCGGCACGTCGACGTTCGCTGTAA
- a CDS encoding response regulator transcription factor, whose amino-acid sequence MTTLPAPHPLPPRRLLVVEDDPDIAALLHQHLAGLPAQVTLAHDGRQGLGLAMSRGPWDAMVLDLGLPGLNGWDVCREIRAQAGDLPILMLSARATEADRIQGLDLGADDYVTKPFSLQELTARLRALMRRSAARGAHGGTADTPSTLEAGALRMDHPQRQAWLAGRVLPLTPREFDLLWHFARHPGRVFTRDQLLDSVWGGAHDGYDHTVNAHINRLRSKLGDNRRDGGFIRTVWGVGYRFEAP is encoded by the coding sequence ATGACCACGCTGCCCGCCCCTCACCCTCTGCCGCCGCGGCGCCTGCTGGTGGTGGAAGACGACCCCGACATCGCCGCCCTGCTGCACCAGCACCTGGCCGGGCTGCCGGCGCAGGTGACGCTGGCGCACGACGGCCGGCAGGGCCTGGGCCTGGCGATGAGCCGCGGGCCCTGGGACGCGATGGTGCTGGACCTGGGCCTGCCCGGCCTGAACGGCTGGGACGTCTGCCGCGAGATCCGCGCCCAGGCGGGCGACCTGCCCATCCTGATGCTCAGCGCGCGGGCGACGGAAGCCGACCGCATCCAGGGCCTGGACCTGGGCGCCGATGATTACGTGACCAAGCCCTTCAGCCTGCAGGAGCTGACGGCGCGGCTGCGCGCGTTGATGCGCCGCTCTGCAGCACGGGGCGCCCACGGCGGCACCGCTGACACCCCCTCCACCCTCGAAGCTGGCGCCTTGCGCATGGACCATCCGCAGCGCCAGGCCTGGCTGGCCGGGCGCGTGCTGCCGCTGACCCCGCGTGAGTTTGACCTGCTCTGGCACTTCGCCCGCCACCCCGGCCGCGTCTTCACCCGCGACCAGCTGCTGGACAGCGTCTGGGGCGGCGCGCACGACGGCTACGACCACACGGTCAATGCGCACATCAACCGGCTGCGCAGCAAGCTGGGTGACAACCGCCGGGACGGCGGCTTCATCCGCACCGTGTGGGGCGTGGGCTACCGCTTCGAGGCGCCGTGA
- a CDS encoding sensor histidine kinase, with the protein MTRWPLHLRLALAMGLVMAGLALALLAVVHAGNGRAAQETAQRMNLGLAAYIGQHLPAPLLDDQGQVQQPVVNLLASHVMAINPAVEVYLLGPDGQVRAHALGVPTTDDPLGRRVDVQAVAALLAVGGQAAALPVLGDDPRRPGQRVPVSVAPLPAPGEGYLYVVLQGQAQRSVAAQVAPSLAGRELAAAFALVAVCAALVAYVLLHALTRPLRRLATQVQDIRTDGTPGQEAPNEVAMLEAAVAALTRRVDAQFQQLQQADQRRRDLVSGLSHDLRTPLAALRGQLESLLIEDPATGTPDRTARLHTALRQSERLRRLIDQLFELARLDDPQVQPRCEAFCLAELLQDVVQGLQPVARARGVALALAAESHGPAPVWADLGLVERLLQNLLDNALRCTPPGGQVTLGLQADGARQRVSVTDTGGGIAPDDLPRIFERHWRGSGPQAGSAGLGLAIVRRILDLHGSHVAVRSQPGVGTCIEFDLPTRA; encoded by the coding sequence GTGACCCGCTGGCCCCTGCACCTGCGCCTGGCGCTGGCCATGGGCCTGGTGATGGCCGGCCTGGCGCTGGCGCTGCTGGCGGTGGTACACGCAGGCAACGGCCGAGCGGCGCAGGAGACGGCCCAGCGCATGAACCTGGGCCTGGCGGCCTACATCGGCCAGCACCTGCCGGCGCCGCTGCTGGATGACCAGGGCCAGGTGCAGCAGCCGGTGGTGAATCTGCTGGCCAGCCATGTCATGGCCATCAATCCGGCAGTGGAGGTGTACCTGCTGGGGCCTGATGGCCAGGTGCGCGCGCACGCATTGGGGGTGCCCACCACCGACGACCCGCTGGGCCGGCGGGTGGACGTGCAGGCCGTGGCCGCGCTGCTGGCGGTTGGCGGGCAGGCCGCCGCGCTGCCCGTGCTGGGCGACGACCCGCGCCGGCCCGGCCAGCGAGTGCCGGTGTCGGTGGCGCCGCTGCCGGCACCTGGCGAAGGCTATCTGTACGTGGTGCTCCAGGGCCAGGCCCAACGCAGCGTGGCCGCCCAGGTGGCGCCGTCACTGGCCGGGCGTGAACTGGCCGCCGCCTTCGCCCTGGTGGCCGTGTGCGCCGCGCTGGTGGCCTACGTGCTGCTGCATGCGCTCACACGGCCGCTGCGGCGGCTGGCCACCCAGGTGCAGGACATCCGCACCGACGGCACGCCGGGCCAGGAAGCCCCCAACGAAGTGGCCATGCTGGAAGCGGCGGTGGCTGCCCTCACCCGCCGGGTCGACGCCCAGTTCCAGCAGCTGCAGCAGGCCGACCAGCGCCGCCGCGATCTGGTCAGCGGCCTGTCGCACGACCTGCGCACGCCGCTGGCAGCCCTGCGCGGCCAGCTGGAAAGCCTGCTGATCGAAGACCCTGCGACGGGCACCCCGGACCGCACGGCGCGCCTGCACACCGCGCTGCGCCAGAGCGAGCGGCTGCGCCGGCTGATCGACCAGCTGTTCGAGCTGGCGCGGTTGGACGACCCGCAAGTGCAGCCGCGCTGCGAAGCCTTCTGCCTGGCCGAGCTGCTGCAGGACGTGGTGCAAGGCCTGCAGCCGGTGGCCCGGGCCCGGGGCGTGGCCCTGGCGCTGGCCGCCGAGAGCCATGGTCCGGCGCCCGTGTGGGCCGACCTGGGGCTGGTGGAGCGGCTGCTGCAGAACCTGCTGGACAACGCGCTGCGCTGCACGCCGCCCGGCGGCCAGGTGACCCTGGGGCTGCAGGCCGACGGCGCGCGCCAGCGCGTCAGCGTGACCGACACCGGTGGCGGCATCGCCCCCGATGACCTGCCCCGCATCTTCGAGCGCCATTGGCGCGGCAGCGGCCCGCAGGCCGGCAGCGCCGGGCTGGGGCTGGCCATCGTGCGCCGCATCCTCGACCTGCATGGCAGCCACGTGGCGGTGCGCTCGCAACCTGGCGTGGGCACCTGCATCGAGTTCGACCTGCCCACGCGGGCCTAG